The Carassius gibelio isolate Cgi1373 ecotype wild population from Czech Republic chromosome B22, carGib1.2-hapl.c, whole genome shotgun sequence genome window below encodes:
- the LOC127987770 gene encoding golgin subfamily A member 6-like protein 22, whose translation MFSSRVNKHIMILIKQNSEHQTEELNEETQSVIERFGGRHHFISLNTQVSELMEKLEQMIEENSGVCFSTETLMEAQMEKLQKFEEIKRKANLLQMQDSREREVELRIVLLGKTGVGKSSTGNTILGRKAFISDISQTSVTEECQKETVEIKGRHITVIDTPGLFDTDLSNEEIQREISNSISMILPGPHVFLLLIPLGRFTEEDAKSVKIIQGTFGENSLMFTIVLFTRGDFLQNKTIDQFLGEPESPLNHLIESCGNRFHVFNNKETRDRTQVTELLQKIDNMVKENGGSYYSCKMFREMEREIQEQQKKILMERRERMEREKEDLQSKHEEEKERMKMMMDEERQNNDKERKRREDEFREREEQNKAEIQREREECERLKQEARQLREEEDEKRKKKEQEMLDNFNQRLKQQEERRQREKVDLQAKHEEEKEKMEKEKEVIWSKHEEEKERMEREKEDLQLKYGEEMKRMKMMMEEERQNHDQERKRREDELRERDEQNKAEMKRVQEEWEKQKQDARQREEEEEKWRKREQEMWEEYNQRLKQEIERMNMKMQEERQNHNKERKRREEVNERRKKEQETWDECYEQLKQEIERMKIMMEEERQNHDEERKRGEEEDERKKKEHDTWDEYYEKLKHDLEIMNMKMEKERENHDKERKRRGI comes from the exons ATGTTCAGCTCAAGAGTCAACAAACACATCATGATCCTCATAAAGCAGAATTCAGAGCATCAGACAGAAGAACTCAATGAAGAAACACAGTCTGTCATTGAGAGATTTGGAGGACGACATCATTTCATCAGCCTGAACACACAAGTGTCTGAGTTGATGGAGAAACTGGAGCAGATGATTGAAGAAAACAGTGGTGTTTGTTTCTCCACAGAGACATTGATGGAGGCACAGATGGAGAAACTGCAGAAATTTGAGGAAATTAAGAGGAAAGCCAATTTATTGCAGATGCAAG ATTCAAGAGAAAGAGAAGTTGAACTGAGGATTGTGCTGCTGGGAAAAACTGGAGTTGGAAAAAGTTCAACTGGAAACACCATCTTaggaagaaaagcatttatttcagaCATTTCTCAAACATCTGTTACTGAAGAGTGTCAGAAAGAAACAGTTGAAATCAAGGGCAGACACATTACTGTGATCGACACTCCAGGACTGTTTGATACTGATCTCAGTAATGAAGAAATCCAGAGAGAAATCAGCAACAGCATCTCCATGATCCTGCCTGGACCACATGTGTTTCTCTTACTGATACCATTGGGACGATTCACTGAAGAAGATGCAAAATCAGTGAAAATCATCCAAGGGACATTTGGTGAAAACTCTTTAATGTTTACCATAGTGCTCTTCACCAGAGGAGACTTTCTCCAGAACAAAACCATTGATCAGTTTCTGGGAGAACCTGAATCTCCTTTGAATCACCTGATTGAATCATGTGGAAACAGATTCCATGTGTTCAATAATAAAGAGACTAGAGACCGAACACAGGTGACTGAACTACTGCAGAAGATAGACAACATGGTGAAAGAGAACGGAGGGAGTTACTACTCGTGTAAGATgttcagagagatggagagagaaataCAAGAACAACAGAAGAAGATACTGATGGAGAGA agagagagaatggaaagagagaaagaagatcTTCAATCCAAACATGAAGAAGAGAAGGAGAGAATGAAGATGATGATGGATGAGGAAAGACAGAATAAtgataaagagagaaagagaagagaagatgaaTTTAGAGAGCGAGAAGAACAAAATAAAGCAGAGATACAAAGAGAACGAGAAGAATGTGAGAGACTGAAACAAGAAGCAAGACAATTAAGAGAAGAAGAGGatgagaaaaggaaaaagaaagaacaGGAAATGTTGGATAACTTTAATCAGAGACTTAAACAACAGGAAGagagaagacagagagagaaagtagATCTTCAGGCCAAACacgaagaagagaaagagaaaatggaaaaagagaaagaagttaTTTGGTCTAAAcatgaagaagagaaagagagaatggaaagagagaaagaagatcTTCAGCTCAAATATGGAGAGGAGATGAAGAGAATGAAGATGATGATGGAAGAAGAAAGACAGAATCATgatcaagagagaaagagaagagaagatgaaCTTAGGGAGAGAGATGAACAGAATAAAGCAGAGATGAAGAGAGTTCAAGAGGAATGGGAGAAACAGAAACAAGACGCAAgacaaagagaagaagaagaggagaaatggagaaagagagaacagGAAATGTGGGAGGAATATAATCAGAGACTTAAACAAGAGATAGAGAGAATGAACATGAAGATGCAGGAAGAAAGACAGAATCAtaataaagagagaaagagaagagaagaagtgAATGAGAGGAGGAAGAAAGAACAGGAAACATGGGATGAATGTTATGAGCAACTAAAACAAGAGATAGAGAGAATGAAGATAATGATGGAGGAAGAAAGACAGAATCAtgatgaagagagaaagagaggagaagaggaggatgagAGGAAGAAGAAAGAACATGATACATGGGATGAATATTATGAGAAACTAAAACATGATCTAGAGATAATGAACATGAagatggagaaagaaagagagaatcatgataaagagagaaagagaagaggaaTTTAA
- the LOC127987700 gene encoding uncharacterized protein LOC127987700, whose product MPGAEPPSPPRAWLAGCILHQRVPAGAPEADVKVDGRRFRALLDSGSAVTLIQARLCAPRSGRKNFLPITCVHGDTRQIPAREMVISSPQGTWPVEVGLVKDLPVAVLLGRDWPGFEKLLSAATQPASPKGNRRRPRRPPGPRRRPALLVSDSGREGEAPSQSTNLFYDVYQQAAGGGSFAKEQREDDRLKHCWSQVRVVDGEDVLPRPHPLPHFVVENGLLYCVAQRRGEEKKLLVVPRAKTETILELAHSHPMAGHLAAANTAQRIRDRFHWPGLDAEVKRFCQACPTCQATSPRTPPPSPLIPLPIIEVPFERIGLDIVGPLPKSARGHEHILVIVDYATRYPEAVPLRKATAKSIAQELFLLASRVGLPSEILTDQGTPFMSRLMADLCRLLRVKQLRTTVYHPQTDGLVERFNQTLKQMLRRVAAEDKRDWDLMIPYVLFGIREVPQASTGFTPFELLFGRQPRGLLDVAREAWEQQPAPHRTVIEHVRQMRERIDRVMPLVREHLTRAQQAQQRHYDRTAQPREFQPGDRVMVLVPSSACKFLASWKGPYSVVERVGPVTYRLRQPGRRQAEQLYHVNLLKKWVGTRDQVAALSLTEPVVVDINPHLSAAQKTELQHLVSQFQDVFSSQPGQTNVLQHHIRTPPGVVVRQRPYRVPEARRQAIEEEVQQMLKLGVIEPSRSPWSSPIVMVPKPDGTLRFCNDFRRLNEVSEFDGYPMPRVDELLDRLGRARYISTLDLTKGYWQVPLSEAAKPKTAFSTPSGHWQYRTLPFGLHGAPATFQRMMDILLRPHQAYAAAYLDDVVVHSEAWDEHLDRLRRVLSELRRAGLTANPRKCHLALSEAKYLGYQVGRGLIRPQDKKVEAIHAAPRPETKTQVRAFLGLAGYYRCFIPNFSSLAAPLTDLTRKGQPEKVCWTPSAEEAFSQVKAALTSSPVLRAPDFSCPFLLQTDASDTGLGAVLSQIQEGEEHPIIYISRKLSPAERKYFAVEKEALAIRWAVLELRYYLLGRKFTLVTDHAPLQWMARAKDTNARVTRWFLALQDFHFEVRHRAGAANANADGLSRIWTAYAESSE is encoded by the exons atgccaggtgccgaaccaccgtcgcctccgcgagcctggctggcaggctgcatccttcaccaacgggtgccggcgggagcccccgaagcagatgtgaaggtggatggaagacggttccgggccctgctggactcaggcagtgcggtcaccctcatccaggcgcggctgtgcgccccgcgaagcggccggaaaaacttcctaccgattacctgtgtgcacggagacactcgTCAAATACCGGCCCGTGAAATGGTCATTTCGTCCCCCCAAGGCACCTGGCCAGTGGAGGTAGGCCTAGTGAAGGACCTGCCGGTGGCCGTACTGCTTGGAAGGGATTGGCCCGGCTTCGAGAAGCTGCTGTCCGCCGCTACccagcctgccagccccaaggggaaccgtcgaagaccgaggcggccgcctggaccccgccgccgaccggccctgctcgtctccgacagtgggagagaaggtgaggccccctcccaatctactaatctgttttatgatgtctaccaacaggccgctggagggggctctttcgccaaggaacagcgggaggacgaccgactcaagcactgttggagccaggtgcgagtcgtggatggagaggacgtcctcccccggccccaccctctcccacattttgtcgtagagaatggcctgctgtattgtgtcgcccagcgtaggggggaggagaaaaagttactagttgtgcctcgtgccaagaccgagaccattctggagctggcccattcccaccccatggcaggacacctcgcggcagccaatactgcccaacgcatccgcgaccgtttccattggccgggcctggacgccgaggtaaagcggttctgccaggcctgcccgacctgtcaggccacgtcgccccggactcctccccccagcccgctcatcccgctgcctatcatcgaggtgcccttcgagcggattggcctggacatagtggggccgttgccgaagtctgcccgagggcatgagcacatcctggtcatcgtcgactatgccacccggtacccagaagcagtccccctgcggaaggccaccgcaaagtccatcgcccaggagctgtttctgctggccagccgagtcggcctcccctcagagatactgactgaccagggaaccccctttatgtcccggctaatggctgacctctgccggctgctgcgggtgaagcagttgaggaccactgtttatcacccccagactgatggcctcgtagagagatttaaccagaccctcaagcaaatgctcagacgtgtggcggcggaggacaagcgggattgggacctcatgatcccctacgtgctcttcgggatccgcgaagttccccaggcctcaactggcttcacccccttcgagctcctgtttggccgtcaaccccggggcctcttggacgtggcccgggaagcgtgggagcagcagccggccccgcatcgtactgtcatcgaacatgtccggcaaatgagggaacggatcgaccgagtgatgccgttagtccgggaacacctcaccagggcccaacaagcgcagcaacgtcattatgaccggacagcccagccacgggagttccaaccgggagaccgcgtcatggtcctggtccccagctccgcctgcaaatttctggcctcctggaaggggccctactcggtcgtcgagagggttggaccggtcacttaccgcctgagacagccgggacgacggcaggcggagcaactctaccacgtcaacctcctaaagaaatgggtggggacccgggaccaagtagctgccctaagcctcaccgagcccgtggttgtggatatcaacccccacctttcggctgcccagaagacggagctgcagcacctggtcagtcagttccaggatgtgttctcctctcagcccgggcagaccaacgtgcttcaacaccatatccggacgcccccaggagtcgtcgttaggcaacggccctaccgagtcccggaggctcgtcggcaggctattgaggaagaggtccaacagatgctaaagttgggggtaatagaaccatcccggagtccgtggtccagccccattgtgatggtcccaaagccggatggcaccctccgcttttgtaacgacttccgccgcctgaacgaagtctccgaattcgacgggtaccccatgcctcgggtggacgaactgctggaccggctaggaagggcccggtatatcagcaccctagacctaaccaagggctattggcaggtaccgctctccgaggccgccaagccgaaaaccgccttctccacccccagtggccactggcagtaccggacccttcccttcggcctacatggggcccccgcgacgttccagcggatgatggacatcctcctgcggcctcaccaagcttacgcggccgcctacctggatgacgtcgtggtccactccgaggcgtgggacgaacatctggatcgtctgcggagggtgctctcggagctccggcgggctggacttaccgccaacccccgaaaatgccacctagccctctctgaggccaagtacctgggctatcaagtcggccgaggactcatccggccgcaagacaagaaagttgaggccatccacgccgcaccaagaccggagacaaagacccaggtacgagccttcttggggttggcgggttattatcgttgttttatccccaacttctcctctttagccgcccccctgacagacctgaccaggaaggggcagccggagaaagtatgctggaccccgtcggcggaagaagccttctcccaggtgaaagcagcactcacgtcctcgccggtactccgcgccccggactttagctgccccttcctgctgcagacggatgcttccgacacaggactaggagcggtcctctcccaaattcaggaaggtgaggagcatccgatcatctacatcagcaggaagctgtcccccGCCGAGAGGAAATACTTCGCTGTGGAGAAGGaagccctggccatcaggtgggcagtcctggagctccggtactacctcctgggccgcaagttcaccctggtaaccgaccacgcgcccctacagtggatggcccgcgccaaggacaccaacgccagggtgactcgctggttcctagcgctccaggacttccacttcgaagtccgccatcgagctggggccgccaacgcgaacgccgatggcctctcccggatctggacagcttatgcag aaagcagcgagtga